atagtaACATAAACCACTACATGTACATGCTGTTTTGAGTCACAGCAGCTATTTACAAATTAagttgttttaacttttaatattcaaatcCATGTTACTAAATAAGAGGACATAATCACATAGATATGTATATGATTTAAGTTTATTTATGTTATGGAATTTATTATGTTTGATTTGGTTTGTTTAAGTTGTTTAAGTGTAGTTTAAGTTTAAGTGTTGTTTCTAAATTATGTTTTATggactttatttataaattatgttagtttatttaattatggactttatttataaattatgtgggttatttatttatggatGTGTTTTATGTAATATAGATATTAGTTTTAGAgtaaaaaatgtattaaaaaaaataaaaaatggaggGAGACACATGTCATAAGTTTCCCCTCCATGGATAGCCCCACTCTCCCATTTTCTCAGCAAAATGTCGTTGTTTACGTAACGCCACATGACGGAAGTCAACTCCTTGGGAGGTTGTCTCACTCCGGTTAGTCTAATTAGCTAGGGAGGATCATTTGAAACTGTTTTTAGGCGACGTGACTTTACTTGATTTCACACGTAGGGATATTTAATATTTGAAGTTGatgtgttttattttcttttttcagcTTACCAATTGAATTGTTTgttcattttattaatttttttgaacgAGATGGAGTTATTATTTAACATACTAACAAGGTcctaaaaaaattagaatataaagttcatatataattatatcaaaATAGTGAAATTACACACTTTAACCAATCTATCACTACCAATTCTACCATGTTGATGAAAATTCATAAGAAAGAGATAGATCTAATTTCTTCAAATATGAGATTGGGAAAGAAAGAAACACTTTTATGTATCATTTCATTATGTTTCTTCCACGattacatttattttgtatttactCAGTAGTATTCGCTATAcgttaatttaattttgttagtCTATATGCCATTCAAATTTACGTGCTACACACCTGCTTCCCAACTTACATATCATGAATTTCTCATCCCTACCGGTTAGTAAATGGTCCTAGTATTGTTTTGTGTGTTGCTTAGTCCATGCTCTCTGAACCCATATAAAAGACTAAATTTGTAAGTTTGTTTTCAAAAGGGACCATAAACAATATGGACTTTTTTTTCCTCATCGGGTAGATATGAGGcatcatcttttgcatcatcatcataatctaACATAGCGTTGTCGGCTAACGACGCTTGCTATTGCCGAGTCTAACTCGCATGAACCGCTCAAATTATTGCTCGAGCTATCACTTGACGACACCGGCAAGTTGAGATCTATGAAGAAAcggatttttaaatatttttagaaaagagTAATGAGGTTTTTACATAAAGCGTGTGAGAATAGAATGGGAAAAATTGTTTGAAAggatagaatatatatatacatgttatgtaaaaaaaaagggtcAAACTAGGCGTTTGCCTCTTGGAATGCAGAAGACACACAAAATCATGGTAAGGAAATAGGCGTCCAAAATGAACCACGGACTACATTTTTTGGCTGGGGAACGCCTGGCGGGCCATTATAGCCGGTGTCCTCGACACGTTTTGAGGGAGACTCCGCGTCTTTCTCGCCTCACGCCAGACGTTATAGTTCACTAAAGCACCTCAAATGTTGCTGCTCGTGCCTACCAATCACGTATTTTTATGTATCAACAAAATTTTTGTCAAGCTTTTACTTCTATAAACAAGTAAATAActtacaataaataaataacatttaatttttgaaaaccataTTACTAACCAAAattcttattttttctttcttttggccAGCCGATGATTGAAATGaaaaatggttacttttatttatttatttattttaaaaactttttagaGATATAATGGAATTTTAATATCCTACGAGCATGGTAtatgcgcaatgcggcgacggtggtggggaaggtgatatagtggtgtcggtgatggtgatggtactattggtggtgctggcggtgtcaagtggtataagttgatgtaattgtgatagtggaaaaCTTAGAAGCTAAGGACttaaattgttaattattaaaaataaaggtttataatgtaagttataatttattaaagacaaaacataaaaagccAAGAGTAATTTTGGTAattcaaagataaaattaactaaaataaactAGCCTTGTATCCGCGCGATGCGGTGGGACATAGGAAAAAAACACTGGTTAAGTAGCGGCACCGtgttattatatgaatgtatgattcaactcgagtgtttcttagtccgactgaaagtgcaaaccgctGTTGTTGTTTCAGGGAAAGGAAGGGACATGCctaaggtttttcttttaagggttttttggaatttcagggataaagtgtttgataggatgataaattaaaagggtaaattggagattttaaaggtagagtgttaaattttggagggggtagtttgtttatatagatagtatagaaagaggtcatttttttatataaagttgtaaaaataatgataaaaataaagatataatgttaaaaaaaaacttgacttTATGATATTTTCATTTGTATATTGGTTCGTGACCAATGCTACTAcatttttgtttagatttattTGGTTAACGtaataattttacattttttttagtatCATTGAACAGATTGTTACATATAtgcaaaactttttttttacgaaAAGCTCACCTTTTGACTATCTATGAGTAGGGCTTATAAAATTCACCGCACAGCCCTGCCAATCAACTACGATTTTCATTCTATTACgatgtttatttcattttttcattccTATCCCACCGCATagaatttatttgttttgaGATCACTACAACGAGTTCGgtagaatatttaaaatctGTTCGAAACACGCGACTACCAAACGAAATGGAGGGACAGTAGTAGCCCCCAATGTTGATTTTGGGGTGGGTTTGTTAGTGTTTATTGCAGTTAGACCCCTTACACTCTCAAAAAGATAGTTTCAAACTTTCatgtttatttataataaaaacgagcatagtgcccgTACGTTGCGGCGGCTAGAAGGTGAGGAAGATGATAGAAGGCGGCGTGGAAGGTGATAGAAGGTTGATGGGAGcatgtaataattaaaaaaaatgggggATAGAtgatatataagggttttatgtttaagtaaggGTGTAAGGGTATTATGAGAATGctgaaaaaaatgcttaatttcttaaaatagatgtccaatatgttttataagggagtataaataaattttccatttattgattttcattttaacaGGTTTTCCATCTATTGATATACATGGTCGTTTTAGACTATGAGAAATAGTCCATTTAGAGGTACTTTCCTGCCAAAAGTGCTTGGGAACATCTCGGAGAATGTTGCCCGTTCGATTCTAGACGACTTACCCCCTTAAGCCACGTGGCTTGTATTTATTGGAGGAGGGGTGTTTCCCCTTTCACCCGAGTGGAACCTGCGTGGAAGGCCCGACCACCTGTGGAACACCGCCGCCAACGATTTTCCACCCACGAGTGGAGCAAAATGGGTGGAACTTTCACTCGCGTGGAAGGTGCGGCCTTTGTGACTGTTGGGAACTTTTGACcgttttcaacctttttttttttttcttttaacccCCTTTATCTATTTAAACACTACTCTTTTACCCATTCATTCATACACaaacatttacatttacatattcatatttatacatatttacCCATTGATTCATCCACACATTTCACTTTTAAATGGCAAACAACAATGAACATATGACTCTCCGGGATGTAAAAATGTCGATGCAAACCCACCTAAATcatgttatgttttattatgttttttttttagttttgtgtaatgttatgttttattatgttttatgttttattaagtattatgtaatggttttattaatgaaattttagttttaaaaataaaaataaaattgtagtgAGTGAGTGGTTGCAATGTCAACAAAATTGGATGAGTGATGAATTTGAGGTACCATAATATGATTGGTTAAAATTGAGTGGTAAGTGAGTGGTGAGTGGTGGTGATGCCATTACCCTTAGGTGAAAGCATATGTAGTATACTATGCACATGCTAGGTATTCTAGGTAGGgttcaattatttattttttaataataaatctgTTTAGTACATATCATTTTCCCaagctttttatttatatagcgAAAAAACACGAAAGATGTGAAAGTACAAGGGGCAAGAGTTGAATTAGTACAACTGTACAAGTTGTATATACAGCCCTGAACTTACGGATCAACAATTCATCTTCGAGTTTTTGACGTCACATTCTCCCTTCTCTCATTTTTTATAACGAAAATAGAAAAGAGAAGGATATCATATATCTTACCCAGGTACTTTTACTATCTATAATTTCCCCCCCTTTTTTtcattacttaatttatttttttcttttacataatAATGCATTCAATACCTGTGTTTTGATTTGTAATTATGCGTTTGCTTTGGTATCTGCTGAATTTTAGAGACAAACACcgtctttgtatatatatatatatatatagatagagagagagagagagagagagagatgtgtgtgtgtgtgtgtgttggtgtatttttattattattattatcattattatgatCCATGAATATTGATTTGAGAAGAAAAGAAATGCGTTATGTTATGTGTTTGACTATATGCCTGACTGAAAATATGTGACTTTATACAGTAATTGTTAATAGATTGGTATTTTCATAAACCAAACATTATATAGAATCTCACATGTGATTTATTAAGGCGGGGGTCCCAAGTTTGTTCTAAAACGATCTTTGGATAAAaagtgatattattattattattaggattgTAAAACATGGATGTGTATCTCATCAATGCTGGTTTGTATATGTGATTgttaacaagcctgatgatatgAGTTACAAAACCGCACCtaccttttatatatttgtgtcACATTAGAATGTTCCGATATGGTTGTTTTAAGTTCCCCCCTGGCTAACGATAGCAAGCACAAACTCAAAAAGCATAAATTAAAAACGCAAATGGTGAAACaatcaatttattaaaaaagttgcaGTAATTGCATTTGTCTTAAATTGTTTTTTGGTTATTGTCTAGTGGTCATGTATTATTTTGGGACGACGGGGGTAGTTTATAAATAGAGTCATGTCTTACTTGTGAAATGATGAGGTTTATATAATGTCACTGCTATTTTTGCTAACTATTATACTGCCATGGAAAGGTAAGAAAGATAAAGCTTGGAGGGAACAAtaaaagtgtcaactacaatttgataatatattaatataaaaatggaCTAAAAGCTAAGGGAAGCACTCACATATTCAGTTTAGATTCTCTTATATCACAAGCATTAAGCATATGATCCTATTCTCATGCGTGGAACAGTCCAACTGGTGCCGCTATTTGCAATCTGTTTCAATATTCTGAATGCAATTTGACATTCAGTTGTGTTTCTATACAGGCCGTTTAATAACTTTGATTTTTCTCTCCAGTTTTTGTAATAGAGCCATGTTTAAGATCCCAGATCATCAGGTTGCTGGACACCAGGCTGGGTCAGGGAAGCTTGGTCCACTCATTGACGATACGGGTCGTTTTTACAAGCCTCTTCAGAGCGATAAACGTGGGTCTGAAGAAGTCGCCTTTTATGAATCGTTCTCTTCCAGCTCTGAAGTTCCAGAACACATCCGCAAATTTTTCCCCATCTATTATGGAACCAAAGTCATGAAGGGATCTACAGGATCAGAGCACCCTCACATTGTGTTGCAAGATCTTGCATCATCCCGTGTGAATCCATCGATAATGGACATCAAAATTGGGTCCAGAACCTGGGGTCCTGATGCATCCGAGGAATACATTGCAAAATGCTTGAAAAAGGACAGGGAAAGCACAAGTATTCCACTAGGATTCAGGTTATCAGGGCTGCGGGTTTATGTCAATGATGAATCAGAGTTTTATAAGCCTCATAGAGATATTATACGTAATTCTGGGTTTGATGATGTTAAAGTTCTTCTTAGGAAATTTGTTTCCTCTAATCCATCTGCAGAGATGGACACGGAACCAGATTGCGATTTAGCATCTTCTGTCTATGGCGGGCCTAATGGGATTTTGGCCCAATTGTTGGAACTCAAAGCATGGTTTGAAGATCAAACCATCTACCACTTCTATGCTTGTTCGCTTCTTTTCACATTTGAAAAAGGGTTGGCGCTAACAGGTGCCAGTTCAACTGCAGAAGTAAAACTCATCGATTTTGCACATGTTACGGAAGGTAAAGGTGTTATTGATCATAACTTTTTGGGCGGGCTCTGCTCTTTGATTAAATTTATTTCTGACATACCGACAGATATGAAAGATCATACTGTTATTAACGGTCATGCTGGACTTTGAAGCCATCTCTTTGTTACTTCTTCATAATTTGTTAAGACaaaagatatttgatttgaaGTTTTATTAGCTTACTGGATCACAGTTTTGCTGATACAAGTAATTCTTCACTTGCAGTTCTATGGTCATTCTTTTCTTCACAATTGAACAACAGCTTAGTATACAAGCAATCTGCTTCTGTTGGTAACTCTTTATCCATCTTTATATAGGAGATGAATAAATGGGTTGGGTTGTGGGTCAAAATTGGTAGTTTTCGGATCAGGTTAGGTAGAGTTGACCCAAATTGCTTTGCCCAAAGTTTGtagctttttttatttaataatctaAAAGTTTTACTATTTTTGATAATAGTAAATAATAAGTAAACTGTAAAAGTAACTACTAGGCTTTATGCATCAAAAATACAATATGGGTGACTAGTATTCTAGTAACCCATTCAACCCATGGAACCCTTTTCGTTATAAAAGTATTTTACATGTTTGATCCTTTATAGTGAAAACATAACATGAATCGATCCATTTATTGGTTGAAGAGCAAAGTGAGAGGATTCGAGCCCATAAGGCTAGTAATTGTTAGATGACCCCATGCTTTGGAGCAGTATGACCCAAGCACATgcacttatttatttattagtttcATTAAGTAAATGTTAATCTACTTAGACAATTTAGTTGTAAAGTATAGTGCATGGAGCCCATTTTTGGATATAATTAGGATTACAACATCATATCTTTCTTGATGCCAATACATTCATTCTTGCAACTTAATCAATCATGAAGACTAGCAGTAAAGCTAACTCCAACCCTGAAGTGTTTCTTACCTTGGATGCAACCTTTACATATATAAGTGTTTCACTGCAATTTCTAAAAGTAAGATACCAATTCTACTCCACTGACACAAAAATGTCGTGCTCAAATTTTCTCTTCGCCATTACCATTTTCGTCTTAACTTACTTTTATAGTTTACCTGCAAATGGTGATAACCTTCAGGATACGTGTCCAACTGACACATCCCCTGATCAAACCATGTTTATCAATGGCTTTCCTTGCAAAAATCCATCAAATATAACAACCTCTGATTTCAAGAATTTACTACTAAGTCATCAAGGTAGTACCGACACATTTTTACGTTCATCTGTCATCATAGTCACTGCTGCTGAGTTTCCAGGCCTTAATACATTAGGGCTGTCCACTGCTAGAACCGACTTAGAAGTCGATGGGCTAGTGATGCCTCACACTCATCCTAGAGCCACAGAAATGATCTTTGTGGCAAAAGGTGTTGTGATTGCTGGATTTATTGACACAAATAGCAAACTTTTTCAGAGTGTTTTGAGGGAAGGGGATGTGTTTATTTTCCCAAAAGGATTGTTGCATTATTGTATGAATTCTGGATTTGAGGATGCACTTGCTTACTCGGTGTTTAATGCTCAAAACCCGGGGGTGGTTGATATATCAAATGCAATGTTTGGAGGGGACGCCGAGATGATGAAATTGGCTATGGCGAAATTGGTTTCCCTTAACAGGCTGGAAGATGTTCGTGTAGATGATCATATGAATTTAAATGACGAGCTTTAGTTGCCTTGATCCGGAGTTTCAGTTTGAAGTAGTTTGTGGGATATATGTGTAGAATCATAGAAAACTTTATGATGTTGGctcttgttttttgttttattgttgtttttgatggGTCATGTGTGTATATGAAAATTATGGATATATTGGCACGTATGTGCTTGTCCATATGAAATACTTCAATTCTGTATTCAATATCATTGGTTTGACTATTTACTGGTCGAAAATAAGATTGGTTCCTTTAACACAATAGTTAAGACGGTTTGCTAGCTGCAAGGAAATTTTAGACCAATTATTATCATCTTCTGGGAAGGGGTTGTTGTATCAGGGCTTGAAAGGTGTGGGCGGCACACACCACTCCCACTCTGTTCCTACATTGCAATAGTAGTTTGCATTCTCTTGGTTCGGTGACAAAAAGAAGggtttggcaaaaaaaaaagaagaaaaaagtgaAGGTAACCCACTGCAAATGGTGGAGAATTTGTGGTGACgtggatgttgaagaaatggtgGGCAGGGATAGTGCATTTTCTCTATTCTGCATCAGGTATGATAGACCATTAGACCCGACTCAGGATGTTATATGAGCGCAAGTGCGCAACATTACTTTCTCCAATTACGCACCATTATCACCAAATTTATCCATCATGCTAGCCTTGGACGACCACATACCCTCcttatttgattatgtatatcaCTCGGCATAGCCAAGCCAACGTGGCTTCTGGCATCATCAGTTTGCCATGCTCGTAGTTACCAT
The Erigeron canadensis isolate Cc75 chromosome 2, C_canadensis_v1, whole genome shotgun sequence DNA segment above includes these coding regions:
- the LOC122588951 gene encoding inositol polyphosphate multikinase beta-like isoform X2, whose translation is MFKIPDHQVAGHQAGSGKLGPLIDDTGRFYKPLQSDKRGSEEVAFYESFSSSSEVPEHIRKFFPIYYGTKVMKGSTGSEHPHIVLQDLASSRVNPSIMDIKIGSRTWGPDASEEYIAKCLKKDRESTSIPLGFRLSGLRVYVNDESEFYKPHRDIIRNSGFDDVKVLLRKFVSSNPSAEMDTEPDCDLASSVYGGPNGILAQLLELKAWFEDQTIYHFYACSLLFTFEKGLALTGASSTAEVKLIDFAHVTEVLWSFFSSQLNNSLVYKQSASVGNSLSIFI
- the LOC122588951 gene encoding inositol polyphosphate multikinase beta-like isoform X1; this translates as MFKIPDHQVAGHQAGSGKLGPLIDDTGRFYKPLQSDKRGSEEVAFYESFSSSSEVPEHIRKFFPIYYGTKVMKGSTGSEHPHIVLQDLASSRVNPSIMDIKIGSRTWGPDASEEYIAKCLKKDRESTSIPLGFRLSGLRVYVNDESEFYKPHRDIIRNSGFDDVKVLLRKFVSSNPSAEMDTEPDCDLASSVYGGPNGILAQLLELKAWFEDQTIYHFYACSLLFTFEKGLALTGASSTAEVKLIDFAHVTEGKGVIDHNFLGGLCSLIKFISDIPTDMKDHTVINGHAGL
- the LOC122588953 gene encoding germin-like protein subfamily 3 member 4, which translates into the protein MKTSSKANSNPEVFLTLDATFTYISVSLQFLKVRYQFYSTDTKMSCSNFLFAITIFVLTYFYSLPANGDNLQDTCPTDTSPDQTMFINGFPCKNPSNITTSDFKNLLLSHQGSTDTFLRSSVIIVTAAEFPGLNTLGLSTARTDLEVDGLVMPHTHPRATEMIFVAKGVVIAGFIDTNSKLFQSVLREGDVFIFPKGLLHYCMNSGFEDALAYSVFNAQNPGVVDISNAMFGGDAEMMKLAMAKLVSLNRLEDVRVDDHMNLNDEL